The genomic interval TATATGAAAATTCTATGAAGTCAAGAAAAAATAATAGCGCCAAAATGGAATATCCCTTTACGAATTTTATTATGGGCAGGCATGGTCACAAAGGCGTTTTGCGGCAGGTGGAAAAACCCGTTTTTCTCTTGAAATTATCGTGTTGCACTTCTTTTTACTCCAGCTTTGGCGGAGAATCGAGGGTAAATAAAACAACTTTTTCTCCTGTTCTGGTGCTGATATCGGTATGTAAGCTTATTGTTTTTTGATTTGTAATGGATTCCACAACAGCTTCCAAAAGCGGCCGCCCTTTTTCCAACAAGGCAATTCTCATCTGTTTTATCAATGTTCTTCCATTGGCAATATCTACGGGATTGGCAAGCTGGTACTCTGCTTTTGTAAGAACGCCTTTTAGCCTGACCAAAACCAAGTCATCAACAATATAGGTTTTTGCTTCCAATGGTCCCCTACCCATGTATTCTTTTTCGAATTTAATGATCGCTTCACTAATTTCAGCCTCTATTTGCCCTTTGGTTTTTTTCATAATACTTCTTTATTAAAAAGGTAAAAATATCAATACTCGTAAAATTATTTACGAAGTACGACTTACGGCTTACGATTTGGGATTTGGGATTTTAAATCGTACCTCGTAAATCGTACATCGTATCCTGTAATGTTTTCCCAAAACAGATTTATCTCTGGCGATATGCCTTATTTATTTGAACTGTCTGTTTCATTTTCACTTGTTGGTTCTTCGCCGGCAATAGGCAGCTCCTTTGAAATATAATCACAATCAGGGTATTTGCTGCATCCGAAGAATATGCCGCCTTTTTTTGAATAACGCTGTATTAAGTCTCCACCGCATTCATCTCTTGGGCATTTTATACCCGTAGGGAGGGATTTTATATTTCTGCATTTGGGATAGCCGGAGCATCCCATAAATCTACCTTTTTTGCTGAACCGGATGACCATCGGACTTCCACATTTTTCACATTTTTCGTTTGTTGGCTCAACCTTTGTGGTTTCTCCCGTCAGAGATTTTGTGTTTTTACAATTAGGATATGCCGAACAAGCCATGAATTTACCATGGCGACTGGTTTTAATAATCATAGGGCTACCACATTTTTCACAAGCCTGATCAGACGTCTCCGGAGGCGCTGCCTCCCCTTTTTCGTCTAATGGCATCGTATTTTTACATTCCGGAAATGCGGAACAACCAAAGAATTTCCCATGCCTTCCCCATCTGATTACCATGGGTTTACTGCATAGATTACAAATCCGGTCGCTTTCCTCCGGGGTTCCTTTTACGCTTTTCATTTCACCAATAGCTTTTTCCAAATCAATCTTAAAGGGTTCGTAAAACTCCTTCAGCACGGTCAGCCAATCAATTTTTTTTTCCTCAATCTTATCCAATTCATCTTCCATGTGTGACGTAAAATTTACATCCATTATTTTTTGAAAATGTTCTATCAGTTTTTCGGTAACCAATATCCCCAGTTCGGTTGCATAAAAAGCGCGTTTCTCCTGTTTCACATATCCGCGGTCCTGAATAGTTGAAATAATCGTGGCATAGGTACTTGGCCTTCCTATCCCCATTTTTTCGAGAGTCTTTACCAGAGACGCTTCTGAATAACGCGGCGGAGGCTGGGTAAAGTGTTGTGTTGGCAAAAGTTGTATTAATTCAAGAACATGGTCTTTCTCCAGTGGAGGCAGTATTTGCTCCTCCCGGTCAACTTCGTGCCCGGAAATAAGTGTATGCCCGTCAAATAAGAGTTCCCTGCCCCTTGTCTTAAAAATATACCGGTTGGAAGTGATTTCCACGTCAGTAATCGCATACAGCGCCGGTTTCATTTGGCTTGCAACGAATCTCTTCCATATAAGTTCATACAGTTTATGCTGGTCCTTTGTAAGAAACTGCTTTATGGATTCAGGGGTATATTCCAGATATGTCGGCCTTACTGCCTCATGTGCGCCCTGGGTGCCCTTTTTATTAGAGGCATATATATTGGGTTTTTCAGGGAGATAGTCTTTCCCGTAATTGCTTTCGATAAAATTTCTACATGACGTTAATGCATGGTCTGATACATGAAAAGAATCTGTCCTCATATAGGTGATTAATCCCGCAGGACCATCAGCGCCAACATCAATGCCCTCATAAAGTTGTTGCGCAATCAACATGGTCTTTTTTGCGCTGAATTGCAAACGAGTAGATGCCTGTTGTTGTAAAAGGCTTGTAGTAAATGGCGGGGGCGCATTATTGCGTTTTGTTTGTTTCTTTATGTTTGTGATAATAAATGATGCATTCTGCAGTTTTTCGGTAATTTCCTTTGCCTGCTGTTCATTTTTTATTTCTATATTTTTGTCTTCTAATTTTTGCAGAAGGGCTTTGAAGGGTTTTATGTCGTCAGATTTTTTATCCCCGGAGATGGTCTTTAACTCTGCGGTTATTTTCCAATATTCATGGGGTTTAAATTCGTTGATTTCTTTCTCACGTTCTACGATAAGTCTGACTGCAACGGATTGAACACGGCCTGCGCTTAATCTTTTAGCAATTTTTTTCCACAGGAGAGGGCTTATTTTATAGCCAACAATGCGGTCAAGTATTCTTCGGGCCTGTTGCGCATTTACCTTTTCCATATTGATAGGGCCATATTGTTTAAAGGCTTCCTGGATAGCGTCTTTTGTAATTTCGTTAAAGGTAACGCGGCGTATTTTTTCAGGGGGGATATCCAACACCTTGTACAAGTGCCACGCAATCGCTTCTCCCTCACGGTCAAGATCGGAGGCTAAATAAACCGTGCTGGCTTTTTTGGAATCGCTGATTAATTCCTTAATTAATTTTTCTCTACTGGGAATTACTTTATATTCCGGGGTAAAGTCGTTTTCAATATCTACGGAGAGTTTTTTCGCAGGAAGGTCCCGTACGTGACCCATGGAGGATTTCACGAAGAAAGAAGCATCGAGGAACTTACTTATGGTTTTAGCTTTCGCAGGCGATTCAACGATTACCAGGTTTGTTTTAGACTTGGCCATTAGGATACCTCTGAAAATAAGAAAAATTTAAACAGGATGGACAATTTGTGTCAAGATATTTTTACATCGTTATACATTATCGTTCTTTTTGCAGGTTTTTTCGGAAATTTAACGGTAAAATGCATGCTTAACAGAGATCAGAGATCAGAGATCAGAGGTCGGCGGTCTGAAGCCTGGTGTCTGACTTCTGACTTCTGATCTCCGGCTTTTGCAATCCTATTTGTTTGACTATACATTTTCCAGTGTTTTACTATTGACATTATGTTATGAGTTAAATAAAGTATATTCCTGTGGAAATCAAAATAATTTATTTTTCTTTCGTATTTAAGTTAAGAATAGGGAGGGTGTAATGCCAACAACAAGCTCTGCGAAAAAAAGACTGCGACAGGATGAGACTCGCAATTTAATTAACAAGTCAAGGAAAACCGCGTTAAAGACCCAGGTAAAAAAGTTTTTAACGGCATTACAAAGCAAGGATATTCAGGCCGCCGAAGCTGAATATAGCCTGACCGTAAAGAAAATGGACAAAGGCGCTGCAAAAGGCATTTTGCATAAAAACAATGCAAGCAGAAAAAAGTCTCGTTTTGCAAAAAAACTAAACGATTTAAAAGCATCTGCAAAACAAGATGGTTAACCGGGGTAATAAACAACGAAAGTTGCAGGCCAGAAACAAACAAGGATGAAGGCTGTGGGATAAATTTGAGAATTGCCCTACTCTTTCCAAATTCATCCTTCATTCTTTTCTTCCATAAGATGCATTCGTTTAGAATTTCAAATCATTTTGTCATTAGCATTTGTTTCGGATTTCACTATTAAATACCTTGCCAAAAATGCAAAGAAATTTTTGCGAAGGATTAATGCTTGCCCTATCATTGGCTGGCTGGTGCGGTTATTGTTACCCATCATTTTCTGGAAACAAATGATTCCGCCACAAGAATGCCGAGCGCGAGCAACAAGAGAACGCCCCAGAGGGTCGTTTTCGCTTCACCCCGAACCACTTCACGCCGCTCGCCTGAACTGGAAGACCTTACCATCACATTCGTTTCTCCCATAAGCGCGGTAATCTCTTTTTCACTGATCTTTTCAAGATTGGATTCTGATGCGTCAACATTTACCGGGAAGTAAAAAAGGTTCTGCTGTTGCGATGTATCATTGATAAGAAACGAATACACGCCCGGCAAATGGGTTTCATGATAAACAAAATATTTTTCATTATTAATCACTTGTGGCGGTAAAAGGGTTTTTACCCCCCCGGGATTGGTTGTTTCCAAATTGCCGACATCGTATGGGGCTGGAAATTGCCAGTTTTGCTCCACAAGAATTTCTTGTTTGGTTTCACCTGTAGTACTGCCTGATATATACCGGCAAAGCTGCTGAATAAGAGGGACAAAAAGAGGTTTTACCGGTAGGTCTGTCCAATCTCTGTCGATAGAGGAGGCAATGAGCGCCACTCTTCCCTTGCCAACCTGCCTTTCAACAATGGCAGGAGTATTGTCGGAAAAGGAAAGCACCGTTTTCGCTCCTTCTAATGGGGCGGGCTCTACATAAAAAACCTGATGAAAGCTGACCGATGTCAACATATTAATATTCGTTTCGGATAGAAAACGCATTGCCGGATGCATTACCCCGGATATCTTTAGACTAAGCGGCTGTTCCTCGGTAATCAGTACATTCCCGGTAAAGATTTTTTTTGTGTAAAGCCGGTGCGGAAGCAGCGCCTCAAATGAATTGTTGTAATAACTACCTTCTACCTTATCGCCGAGTGAAAAAACGACCGCCCCGCCGTCTTTTACAAATCTTTCCAACTCCTCGATCTTTTCATAGGGCAGCATTTCAACATTACACAAAAAGACGATGTCAAAATCTTCAAATACCATACCCTCCACTTCGTGTATTGAACAAATGACCGGCTTGAGCGAGGAAACGTGTCCACGCGCCGGGTTTAAGGCTTTTTCCAGATAAAATGTTTCGCTTTCATAGATATTTGTTTTGGGGTCTCCGTCAATTAACAACACATCAAGTTTTTGTTCCTCATTAATGGCAAAATATCGTTTATTATCAGCGATTAAATTATCTTCGGGTATTTCAATCCAGCCAAAGTGGTTGCCCTTCTCCACCTTGAAGCTAAATTCTTTTACTTCCTGAGAATACGCCTCAATATTGAAAAATCCCTGTACCACTTTTTTTTGGTCTACATATACCTGCGCTAACAGGTTTTTTATTTTTACCGGCGAATAATTAGAAACTGTTGCCTTAAAAGACACGTCTCCGCTCTTATTGAACACATTGTTTTGGAATTCCAGTCCCGTAACAGCAATATTCCCGTAGTCCTTTCCTTCCGACACATTTATTATGTGAACGCCGGTGATATTATTTTGCAATTTTTGCTGCCCGTCATGAAACCATTTAAGGTCCCAACCATTTCGTGTTAAATCGGTAATAATAAATATCTGTTTAATGGGCGTTTCATCGGACATTAATATTTCAATTGCCCTGTCCAGGGCGGACGTAATATGTGTGGTTGAATACCCGGGGCGTAAATTTTCGATGACAGTAAGGAGGTTTTCTTTATCATATTCAAGTTCAGGCACAATCATTGAATTTGCCAGCGAACAGCCAATGACGGCCGCCTTATCATCCTTCGTTAATTGCCCGATAATATTCCTTGCCGTATTTTTGGCAGCATGGAAAAGGGGCTTGCCTTTTTCCGCATATTGCATACTGTAAGAATCATCAACAATGATAACATTACTGGTGGGGTTTTTTCCGTCGTTACCGCCGCCAATATTTTTGACAAAGGGTCTGGCAAGTGCCATGGCAAGAAAGGCAAACAAACATGCCCGTAGAATAAGGAGTATCAACTGCCGGAGTTTGAACTTTACATAGATACGTTTATTGGATTGGAGTAAGAAATCTATCGCCGCGAATCTGTGGGATATCGCCTTCTTTTTATTGAAGAGGTGGATGATAACAGGTATACAAGCGCCCAGGACGCCAAATAATAAAAGCGGATTGAGAAAGGAAATCATTCAAAAATTCTACCATATGCTCCGGAGAAAATGAAGGAGAAAAGCATTGAATGCTTTTTATCGGAAGGGTTTAAGGTTAATATTATTCATCATTTCATTCTTAAACAGCCAAATATCTGAAATCCAATACTTCATTTATCAGCTTAAAATCCTTTTCATTCTTTGTCACCAGAATAGCTCCAATGTCTCTTACTGATACAGCAATAAGGATATCGGCAAGAAGATTGCGAATTCTTAAGGAATCAATCTTTTTGTCTCTTCTTAATTTCAGCATTACATCTCCTGTGGCATACCATTGTTTTTCACTTACGCTTATTACTGTGAAATTTTTTTTTATCTGTTCGATGAGCTTTTGTTCCTTTTTGTCAAAAGACCCCGAAAGCAATTCCATCAAAACTATAGCGCTGAATGTGATGTGATAATACTTATTCAGATTTATAAATATATCCTGAACAGTACCTTTCCTGAAATGCTCAATGAGAAAAGATGTATCAAGAACTGCTTTTTGCCTCATTTAGTCCCTCGAAATAAAACTTACCGCCTGTTCGTTCAATAAACTTTCTCATCTTTTCCTGGTAGATAACCTCGGAGAGCGCTGTTTCTATAGCCTCCGTTTCTGTCTTCGTTTTCAGTATCTTTTGTGCGTCCTTAATCAGATTTTCATCCAGCCTGAAATGTTTTGCAACTTTTTTTATTACATTCTGCATAATGTACCCCCTGCTATAATAGCGGAAAAATCGCAGCATTAAAAGACATGTATACAATTTATAATAATGTGGCTACAATGTCAAATACAATGTGAGAGCATGGGGGGTGCGGATTAAGGCAACATCCAGGCCCGTGCTAAACAATATTCACATATTCAGTTGTCCAAAAAACTTTTCGACATGCAACTTCTATACAATATATAATGTAGGGGGCGAAGCATTTGCTATAAATTGACATAAATGCGTTCATACCCAAACGGACAAATGCTTCGCCCCCTACTTTTTAAAAAAACTAAATTGTTACGGTTCCATTGGTATAAAGTACAACCTTAAGAAAGAAGCTTCGCTACCTTTTCAAGATTTTGTCGTGCCTCTTTATAGCCGGCATCTATCGCTAATGCCTTTTCAAAACAGCGCCTTGCTTCGCCGTGCATCTTTTTCTTGTAATAGAGTACGCCTAAATTATTGAACACAGAGGCTTCTTTGCCGTTTAATTCAATAGCCTTTTTAAGAATTGAAATCGCCTCATCCGGTTTATCAATGCTCGCATAAACAAGACCAAGATTATTATATGCATCGAAAAAAACGGGATGGTATTCTATGGCTCTTTTATAGGCGTCAATGGACTCCTGATATGCACCTTTCTGAAATAACCCATCTGCCTTGTTCAATAATTCCATCTCTCCAGAAATACTGGATGTTTGGCGACAGAGGTTGTCTTTGGTATAACGAAGTACAGGTACTTTTCTCAAATATTCGATACGTTCTTTGATTTTATTTGCCGACATTTCCCATGTCCAATTGTTACGGATATCAGGGCTAATTTCTTTCCCCAGTGTTCGTATTTCCCCGGGATGTTCATAGGCGTAACGCATCTTTGCCTTCAGGTCATTAATATCGACCTCGTAAAACCACAGATTGTCAACCGTTGGCCTGTTTCCCACCCTCTTCTCTTTTGATATCTTTTTGTTTGCCTGTACCAACAGACTGTTGTTTTCATTGCAGAAGTCGAGGCAGGCGCCGCCATTCGTAACAATTGCCGGTATGCCGCACGCCATTGCCTCTAAAATCGGCAAACCGAACCCCTCCCCGCGGTATGGATGGACGAAGGCATTGCAGGCGGTATATAGCCCGACGATTTCATCTTCGGACAGTATTTTCTCAATGTATTCAACCTCAGGGACCCCTTTCGCCTGTCGTATCCTTTCGATTTCTTCCCGGAAGGTTTGGCCTGCGTAAAACGAGTTTCCCCCCATATCCTTTATGATAAGGCAGACGTCATCCGAATCCTTAAATGTTTCGAGATATGCCTGCAGGAGTAGGTCGATGCCTTTTCGATAGATCGTGCCGCCTACAAATAAGAATCTGAATTTCTTCTTTGTTGTCAATTGATACGGTTTCGCATCCGGATGAAACCTTTCAGGATTAATGCCGTTTGGTATAACAACAACCCTTTCGGCAGGAACGCCGCTTTCAATATAGACCTGTCGAACATACTTGCTGGGTACCCACATCTCATCTACTTGTGCTGAAAATACCCGTACCCATTCTTCAGGCAGGCTGCCAAATTCCCACGGTTGAATAATTACCCAGTGTCCTTCCTGTGGAGGGGTAAGGTTTGGCGGCCAATGGTGTCGGACGTGAATATCGATCTTGCCGGTAAGCGGTTTGTTAATACACTCAGCAAGCGCTTTAAAACGAGGGTCAGCCTCAGTACCGAACTGATCGGGTTCGTAAGGGAGCAAAGAAACTTCGTAGCCGTCCCTGATAAGTTGTAAACAGAGTTCCCTGTTAATAAGCGCCAGGGAGTGAGTGACAAACTGCGAGCCTTCCCAGACAATGCCAGGTTTGCCCGCAGCCGCTTTACCGGAATCACGTTTTATTACAACCCCATTCCATTCCTCAACATACTCTGGCAAGACACGATGGGGGTCATCCAATACGAGCCTTATTGGTTTTTTCTTACTCACTAGATTGCGGATAATCGTTTGTTCATAATCTTCATTTGGTGAAATCCCGGCCTCAACAGTTTCCAATGATGGCTGCCATTTTAATTTTTTAGGTGAATCATTCATCATTTTTTTAAATGCATCAACGATCACTTCCGGCAGTAAGTTGTTCATACATTCTATATTACATTTGGTTCTCCAGTAACATGAGAGACACGGGAGTGCTTCATTTCGTATTGGAGTAAAACATTCAGTTGCAGGATTACCTAACAGTTCAGGGCTTGTAAGGCCGCATATTAAAAGTGTTGGTTTGCAGCAAAAATTGTGTCCGATGTGGAAAAATGCGCTATCGATGGTTATGAATGCATTACAATGTGAAGAAATGGCGATCTGATTTCTTAAAGAAATCTGGCGGGACGTACAGTCATAAACGAGAGGATTTTCCTTAGCAAGAGGATCCTTCCCGAACAGGATAAACCGTGCCCCGTCAAATTGCCTGCTCAACAGCGAGATTACCTTTTCCCCGTGGGGATAACTTCTCTTGATATCCTTATCAGTGGTAAAATGAAGGCCAATGAGCATGCCGCCTGACGGTGAAAATGTCCTTACCTCCTTTTGCGCCCATTCTCGTTCTTCCGGTGTGATGGTATATATGATTCCCCTTTGTCCAAGCCTGACGCCTGCAATGTTTGCCATGATGTCCATTAGGCCTATGCCGTTGTAATATTCAGGCAGGTTGGCAATAACGTTATTGTAATCGATTATAATGTCGGTTTTTGGGACGGAAATTTTATTGACAATATCCGGCACAAAGGCGGAGACGGCCTGATGTCCACGAAATACGGCTTCTACAACATGATTTCCTGACAAATAAATCCGGATATGGGGATATCTTTTCTTTATCTCCATGACGATAGCAGTCAGATACAGGGCGTCCCCTATAGCGGGAGCACACCGGATTAGAAGTGTGGATGCGCGTTCGTAGTTCCGATTCCAGAACTGCTCATTGAAAGAGGATTTAAATTGGTTCAACCTTTTCATACACTTTTCGGCCTTCAGGTAAGTAATTATATTTTGGATTGTACCGGTCAGCATTGTTTTGGAAAAGGCAGCCTCTATTTTTTTGCGGGCTGCCTCGCCCATCCTCCGGCAGAGATCCCGGTCTCTGAAAAGCATCATTACATAGTTCTCGAATTCATCCTCGTTTGCCGCTATGAAACCGTTGACGCCATGTTCTATCGGCGAGCTTGCCGCTATATTTGCAAGAGCTATCGCAGGCACCCCGTATGCCATAGACTCCACAATCTTTATCTGCTGTCCGGTACCCCCGATAAGCGGGCAGATGGTAAATGGCGTATGCAGATACAATGATGAGACGTCATCAACAAACCCTCTCGAACGGATGCCAGTGGTTGATGGTATCTGTTTTGAGCCGTCGCCTGTTATTTGCAATTCAAATTGCGGTTCATTCTTCAACAACCGGGGCAGTATTTTCATCGCGAAAAAGGCATACCCCTGCATATTAAAGAGATTGTCACCGATAGCAAAAAGGGGTGAGCCGGAATACGTATTATTCAGGCGCTGCGGCTCATAAGCCATAGGTATATAAAACGGCTTTGTTTGTCCCGTATTGGCCTTTATGCAATTGCGCTCAAATACAGAAAGTGCAATTGTGCCGTCAAACAGGTCATAATATTTGTATTCAGATTCATCCGCTGATAACTGCCGTTTGCTAAAGTAGTCTATATTGGCAATTTGTTCATAATTCTGGTTTTTGAAATCCACCAAAAGGGCATCGGCCATTTTCCTGTTGAGAGTCACAAGGTCATGAACCTCTATCAGTTTTATACGTGACGAAAAGGCGGTATTCCTTACAAGACCGGCATAATATGAATAGTTGACCCAGACAACATCAGGATCGAATGAACGGCATACCTCGCTCAATGCATGGCATAAACCCGGTGGTATAAATATGCCCGATTCGACAAAATTCTTTTTCAGCGCCTTCTTTTCTTCGATGTATTTCTTATCACTGGCTGTACCGTCATACAGAAACAGTTGTATACGCCGTTTCCTCATTTCGGAAACAAGTTGTTCTGGCCATTCATTGTCAGGATAGATCCTTGTAGCAAACAGGGTAATATCGTAGTTCATACTGTAGAACGCCTCGACAATGGAAAGCGTACGACGATGCGCTCCGGTTCTGGGCGGAAACGGATTATGAGGCAAAAAGATCAACACCTTCCCGTTCCGTTTTTCATGACTCTTGAACGGCCATATCCGCAGGTGTCTTCTTCCAAGCCATTTTCTGTCAGCGGTAACAGGACGCATCCCCGTTTCCCGCAGGGGAGGGTCCTGAAGTGTAAGGGCGTCTTTCCACTTTTCAACAAACTTAATCCTGTTGATTTCAAGATATTTTTTGAAACCGGAAGAAGTATCGTCTCCTGCGGTTATTGATTCATGATGTATAACAACCGAATTGGGTGCATACATAACGGTATATCCTTTTTCCCTTGCCGCAAAGCACAAATCGGTTTCTTCATAATAGGCAGGACTATACCGATGGTCCATCCCCCCGATATTTTCAAATAGCTCCTTTCGTACAAGCAGGCATGCCCCGGAACAATAGTCAACCTCACAGGCATCATTGAAACCCTCTTCGTACGGATTGCCTCCGCGCCCGAAGTTTGAGCCGCTGCCGTCACAGAATATAATGCCCCCGGCTTCCTGCAAACGTCCATCAGGGTATACAAGTTTTGATCCCACAATCCCGATTTTGCTGTCGGATTCTGCAAGTTTTACCATCGATTCCAGCCAGCCTGGTTGTGGTTCAGTATCGTTGTTAAGAAACACCAGATAATTGCCTTTGGCAATCTTTGCACCCTGATTGCAGGCACTAGTGAAGCCCATGTTTTCCTGATTAGTAATGACCTCCAGCTTATTTATCATGCGCTTTAAAAACTCCGGAGTTTCATCAGAGGATGCATTATCTACTACAATAATCTCATAGATATCTCCAGGAGTATTTTTGAATAACGCTTCAAGACATTTCTTTGTATATTCGACTTTATTGAAAACCGGGATGATAATGGAGGAGATAACGCCGGATTTATTGCCTTGCGGGGAATGACACCTTATTGACTTTTTATCATTCTGATGGAGTGAAACGGATGAAGAATTCATGAGAACCTTTTTGTTTTCATTGTTATTTGTCATTAAATTTGCTGTAACACTTTAGTTTTTTGAAAAATTCCAGGGAAAAATGATAACCCCAAAGGGGTAATATGATTATAGAAAACACAGTAAAACCACGCCTAATCCCGAAGGGATGACATAATCGCCACGGTTAGGTGTTTTATGAAAGGTAACACAGATAAAATTATATCACCCCTTCGGGGTTAATTACGGGTTTTTCGCATAATTTCTATAATCATTTCATCCCTTCGGGATTATTGGGATTTTTCAAAGAACTAAAATGTTACCTTTTTCTTGTTAGAGCAGTTTTTCAATTTCTTCCAAATTCTTCGATATTTTCACCGCTTCCTTTATTGACTCCAGCTTCTCTATCGCTGCTATTTTCCCGATACGCTTCAGAAGCCTTAGACCTTCAACTCCGTACTTTAGTTCCAAACCTATCTCTATCGCCTCTATCAGACCCTCCATCCTCCCCTTCCTCTCACCTTCCGCTCTGCCTTCCATCCTACCGGCTATTTTGCCCTTTTCTATTAATCTGGCTGCTATTGTCATGCTTAATCTACCTCCTTCTTCCGATATCTCTTTTAGGGTATCTATTACCCTTTCTTCCTCTATATCCGACGCATAGTACAAATACCTGATCACACTTTCCAGAAACTTTAATCCTTCACCCTCTTCAAAATACTGCTTCCCTATTTCAAAGAATGCCTTTAGCTTGTCTCCCAGAATTTTGTCATTATATATGTTCCTCATTAATAACATGGTTATTTGAAGGGATACCCTTCTAAATACCTTGTCCTTTATTTCCTCGTTACTGTAGAAACTCAGATCAGTCAGCAGATATTCAAATTCCGGTATAAATCTAAAAAATACCTCGTCTATCCCTTCAAAATAGTCTCTGAATCGCCTGACTTTCCACGTCTCTTTGCCATGATACAATATTACCGGAATTACCGGTATGAGCCTTTGCATCTGCTTGCTGTTTGCTGCCCATATCTTTAAAAGGTATTTCATCAACTGAAGATATGGACATACTGCGGCATAACTCTTATGCTCAAATAAAAGGGTTATCCGGAGTTCTTTGTCTTTACAGAAACAGGTGTATACAATGTCTGAAAAATGTTCTTTGAGTTCCTCGTCGATATATGAGTTATTATCCTGTGTTAAAGTGGCTAAATCCAGCTTTTTTAAAATT from Candidatus Kuenenia stuttgartiensis carries:
- a CDS encoding glycosyltransferase translates to MTNNNENKKVLMNSSSVSLHQNDKKSIRCHSPQGNKSGVISSIIIPVFNKVEYTKKCLEALFKNTPGDIYEIIVVDNASSDETPEFLKRMINKLEVITNQENMGFTSACNQGAKIAKGNYLVFLNNDTEPQPGWLESMVKLAESDSKIGIVGSKLVYPDGRLQEAGGIIFCDGSGSNFGRGGNPYEEGFNDACEVDYCSGACLLVRKELFENIGGMDHRYSPAYYEETDLCFAAREKGYTVMYAPNSVVIHHESITAGDDTSSGFKKYLEINRIKFVEKWKDALTLQDPPLRETGMRPVTADRKWLGRRHLRIWPFKSHEKRNGKVLIFLPHNPFPPRTGAHRRTLSIVEAFYSMNYDITLFATRIYPDNEWPEQLVSEMRKRRIQLFLYDGTASDKKYIEEKKALKKNFVESGIFIPPGLCHALSEVCRSFDPDVVWVNYSYYAGLVRNTAFSSRIKLIEVHDLVTLNRKMADALLVDFKNQNYEQIANIDYFSKRQLSADESEYKYYDLFDGTIALSVFERNCIKANTGQTKPFYIPMAYEPQRLNNTYSGSPLFAIGDNLFNMQGYAFFAMKILPRLLKNEPQFELQITGDGSKQIPSTTGIRSRGFVDDVSSLYLHTPFTICPLIGGTGQQIKIVESMAYGVPAIALANIAASSPIEHGVNGFIAANEDEFENYVMMLFRDRDLCRRMGEAARKKIEAAFSKTMLTGTIQNIITYLKAEKCMKRLNQFKSSFNEQFWNRNYERASTLLIRCAPAIGDALYLTAIVMEIKKRYPHIRIYLSGNHVVEAVFRGHQAVSAFVPDIVNKISVPKTDIIIDYNNVIANLPEYYNGIGLMDIMANIAGVRLGQRGIIYTITPEEREWAQKEVRTFSPSGGMLIGLHFTTDKDIKRSYPHGEKVISLLSRQFDGARFILFGKDPLAKENPLVYDCTSRQISLRNQIAISSHCNAFITIDSAFFHIGHNFCCKPTLLICGLTSPELLGNPATECFTPIRNEALPCLSCYWRTKCNIECMNNLLPEVIVDAFKKMMNDSPKKLKWQPSLETVEAGISPNEDYEQTIIRNLVSKKKPIRLVLDDPHRVLPEYVEEWNGVVIKRDSGKAAAGKPGIVWEGSQFVTHSLALINRELCLQLIRDGYEVSLLPYEPDQFGTEADPRFKALAECINKPLTGKIDIHVRHHWPPNLTPPQEGHWVIIQPWEFGSLPEEWVRVFSAQVDEMWVPSKYVRQVYIESGVPAERVVVIPNGINPERFHPDAKPYQLTTKKKFRFLFVGGTIYRKGIDLLLQAYLETFKDSDDVCLIIKDMGGNSFYAGQTFREEIERIRQAKGVPEVEYIEKILSEDEIVGLYTACNAFVHPYRGEGFGLPILEAMACGIPAIVTNGGACLDFCNENNSLLVQANKKISKEKRVGNRPTVDNLWFYEVDINDLKAKMRYAYEHPGEIRTLGKEISPDIRNNWTWEMSANKIKERIEYLRKVPVLRYTKDNLCRQTSSISGEMELLNKADGLFQKGAYQESIDAYKRAIEYHPVFFDAYNNLGLVYASIDKPDEAISILKKAIELNGKEASVFNNLGVLYYKKKMHGEARRCFEKALAIDAGYKEARQNLEKVAKLLS